Proteins from one Triticum aestivum cultivar Chinese Spring chromosome 7A, IWGSC CS RefSeq v2.1, whole genome shotgun sequence genomic window:
- the LOC123154311 gene encoding uncharacterized protein — translation MDRILAFSILSSSPADIAGASYATPTRHSWRCRSGEQPEKATDQQRQEENVDQGSRPEKKREVRFAPEFDGINCFESIISI, via the coding sequence ATGGACAGGATCTTGGCTTTCTCTATCCTCAGCTCCTCGCCCGCGGACATCGCGGGTGCCAGCTACGCCACGCCCACGCGCCATTCATGGAGGTGCCGCAGCGGGGAGCAGCCGGAGAAAGCGACGGACCAGCAGCGGCAGGAGGAGAATGTCGACCAGGGCTCTCGGCCGGAGAAGAAGCGGGAGGTGCGGTTCGCCCCGGAGTTCGACGGCATCAACTGCTTTGAGTCTATCATCTCCATCTGA